A section of the Streptomyces sp. NBC_01363 genome encodes:
- a CDS encoding ABC transporter ATP-binding protein, with protein sequence MSEDKAVTSEDKGVDVPAQRSAGHGAPAGDTASREVLLRVTGLQKHFPIKKGLLQRNAGAVKAVDGIDFEVHSGETLGVVGESGCGKSTMGRLITRLLEPTAGKIEFEGRDITHLGVGGMRPMRRDMQMIFQDPYSSLNPRHTIGTIVGAPFKLQGVTPDGGVKKEVQRLLEVVGLNPEHYNRYPHEFSGGQRQRIGIARALALNPKLVVADEPVSALDVSIQAQVVNLLDDLQSELGLTYVIIAHDLSVVRHVSDRIAVMYLGKIVELADRESLYKAPMHPYTKALLSAVPIPDPKRRSAKSERILLKGDVPSPISPPSGCRFHTRCWKATEVCKTQEPPLVALKTGHQVACHHPENAPDQVPGETVTAAAREAIEIVGVRKPGADEAAADEAAADGTATDGTAAEGGAASPDTPEDSPKE encoded by the coding sequence GTGAGCGAGGACAAGGCCGTGACGAGCGAGGACAAGGGCGTGGACGTTCCCGCGCAGAGGTCTGCCGGGCACGGCGCGCCGGCCGGTGACACCGCCTCCCGCGAGGTGCTGCTCAGGGTGACCGGGCTGCAGAAGCACTTCCCCATCAAGAAGGGGCTGCTGCAGCGCAACGCCGGTGCCGTGAAGGCCGTCGACGGGATCGACTTCGAGGTGCACTCGGGCGAGACCCTGGGCGTCGTCGGCGAGTCCGGCTGCGGGAAGTCGACGATGGGCCGGCTGATCACCCGGCTGCTCGAACCCACCGCGGGGAAGATCGAGTTCGAGGGCAGGGACATCACGCACCTCGGCGTGGGCGGCATGCGCCCGATGCGCCGGGACATGCAGATGATCTTCCAGGACCCGTACTCCTCGCTGAATCCGAGGCACACGATCGGCACGATCGTGGGCGCCCCCTTCAAGCTCCAGGGCGTCACGCCCGACGGCGGCGTCAAGAAGGAGGTGCAGCGGCTGCTGGAGGTCGTGGGCCTGAACCCCGAGCACTACAACCGCTACCCGCACGAGTTCTCCGGCGGTCAGCGTCAGCGCATCGGGATCGCCCGCGCGCTGGCGCTCAACCCGAAGCTGGTCGTGGCGGACGAGCCCGTGTCGGCGCTGGACGTCTCGATCCAGGCGCAGGTGGTGAACCTGCTCGACGACCTCCAGAGCGAGCTCGGCCTGACGTACGTGATCATCGCCCACGACCTGTCGGTCGTCCGGCACGTCTCGGACCGGATCGCGGTGATGTACCTCGGCAAGATCGTGGAGCTGGCCGACCGCGAGTCGCTCTACAAGGCGCCGATGCACCCGTACACGAAGGCGCTGCTCTCGGCGGTTCCGATCCCGGACCCGAAGCGCCGTTCCGCCAAGAGCGAGCGGATCCTGCTCAAGGGCGACGTGCCCTCGCCGATCTCGCCGCCCAGCGGCTGCCGCTTCCACACCCGGTGCTGGAAGGCGACGGAGGTCTGCAAGACGCAGGAGCCGCCGCTGGTCGCGCTGAAGACCGGGCACCAGGTGGCCTGCCACCACCCGGAGAACGCACCCGACCAGGTGCCCGGCGAGACGGTGACGGCGGCGGCGCGCGAGGCGATCGAGATCGTCGGGGTGCGCAAGCCCGGAGCCGACGAAGCAGCGGCGGACGAAGCAGCGGCCGACGGGACCGCAACCGACGGGACCGCGGCCGAAGGTGGCGCCGCCTCGCCCGATACGCCGGAGGACAGCCCGAAGGAGTAG
- a CDS encoding trimeric intracellular cation channel family protein produces MLNELFTPSVQHALDIVGIFVFAISGALLAVRKNFDVFGIAVLAEVTALGGGLFRDIVIGAVPPAAFTDLGYFTTPLLAAVLVFFLHPHVERIQVGVNVFDAAGLGLFCVTGTVKAYDYGLGLTASAALGLATAVGGGVLRDVLANEVPSLLRWDRDLYAVPAIVGATMIVLCIRFGMLNAFTSGTAVIAAFVLRLLSMRFHWRAPRAYNRKSATAEEGSATT; encoded by the coding sequence GTGCTCAACGAACTGTTCACGCCCTCCGTCCAGCATGCGCTCGACATCGTCGGAATCTTCGTCTTCGCGATCTCCGGCGCTCTGCTCGCCGTACGCAAGAACTTCGATGTCTTCGGCATCGCGGTGCTCGCCGAGGTGACCGCGCTGGGCGGGGGGCTGTTCCGTGACATCGTCATCGGGGCGGTCCCGCCCGCGGCGTTCACGGATCTCGGCTACTTCACCACCCCGCTCCTCGCCGCTGTCCTGGTGTTCTTCCTGCACCCGCACGTCGAGCGGATCCAGGTGGGCGTCAATGTCTTCGACGCGGCGGGCCTCGGGCTGTTCTGCGTCACGGGCACGGTGAAGGCGTACGACTACGGCCTGGGCCTCACCGCGTCGGCGGCCCTGGGGCTCGCCACCGCGGTCGGCGGCGGTGTGCTGCGGGACGTACTGGCCAACGAGGTGCCCTCGCTGCTGCGCTGGGACCGCGACCTGTACGCGGTGCCCGCCATCGTCGGTGCCACGATGATCGTCCTGTGCATCCGCTTCGGGATGCTCAACGCGTTCACCAGCGGCACCGCCGTGATCGCGGCCTTCGTGCTGCGGCTGCTGTCCATGCGTTTCCACTGGCGGGCCCCGCGCGCCTACAACCGGAAGTCCGCGACGGCCGAGGAGGGCTCCGCGACCACCTGA
- a CDS encoding thioesterase family protein: MAQAAEQAAQTGPATIGDSEFDRDTAVTLREEGVYDAELSAGWTIIHAVNGGYLLAMLGRALGEALPHPDPFSVSAHYLTASVPGPAVIRTQTVRTGRTLSTGQASLFQYAEDGTEVERIRVIATYGDLDGLSDEVRTSAKPPAIPPLEHCLGPSDGPAPIPGSSAITERLDIRLDPATIGWAIGQPSGKGEMRGWFGLADGRDADPLSLLLAVDALPPTSFELGLKGWTPTIELTTHIRCRPAPGPLRVSITTRNLAGGFLEEDADVWDSADRLVAQSRQLARAPRP, from the coding sequence ATGGCACAGGCAGCAGAGCAGGCGGCGCAGACCGGACCGGCGACCATCGGGGACAGCGAGTTCGACCGCGACACCGCCGTCACCCTTCGAGAAGAGGGCGTCTACGACGCCGAGCTCTCCGCCGGATGGACGATCATCCATGCCGTCAACGGCGGCTATCTGCTGGCCATGCTCGGCCGCGCGCTCGGCGAGGCCCTGCCGCACCCGGACCCCTTCTCCGTCTCCGCGCACTACCTCACCGCGTCCGTCCCCGGCCCCGCGGTCATCCGGACCCAGACCGTCCGTACCGGCCGCACGCTCTCCACCGGCCAGGCGTCCCTCTTCCAGTACGCGGAGGACGGCACCGAGGTCGAGCGCATCCGGGTCATCGCCACCTACGGCGACCTGGACGGCCTCTCCGACGAGGTCCGCACATCGGCGAAGCCGCCGGCCATCCCGCCGCTGGAGCACTGCCTCGGCCCGAGCGACGGCCCGGCCCCGATCCCCGGCAGCTCCGCCATCACCGAACGGCTCGACATCAGGCTCGACCCGGCGACGATCGGCTGGGCCATCGGGCAGCCGTCCGGCAAGGGCGAGATGCGCGGCTGGTTCGGCCTCGCGGACGGCCGCGACGCCGACCCGCTCTCGCTGCTGCTCGCCGTCGACGCACTGCCGCCCACCTCGTTCGAGCTGGGCCTCAAGGGCTGGACGCCGACCATCGAGCTCACCACCCACATCCGCTGCCGCCCCGCCCCCGGCCCGCTGCGTGTCTCCATCACCACCCGCAATCTCGCGGGCGGCTTCCTGGAGGAGGACGCGGACGTCTGGGACAGCGCGGACCGGCTGGTGGCCCAGTCCCGCCAGTTGGCGCGCGCACCGCGCCCCTGA
- a CDS encoding YafY family protein encodes MKSDRLLSILLLLQTRGLVPATELAERFEVSVRTIYRDIEALSASGVPVYAERGRHGGIALLPGFRTDVTGLTADEARALFVLAAEGAHAALGLDAALGSALRKVMAALPEPHRPAAELTSRRILVDPVRWMSGPRPAVDVAELHDAVFADRRLRLSYRHSGTSDPRTYTVDPYGLVVKAGVWYLVADRDGVPGLFRADRVRRAALTDEPVVRRPGAELADLWDALRKRVEERAGRVRLRVRVHRSRLDLFVRLHGGALTGEPCPEESGEWLRAELAVDSVEWARSLLSFGPNVEVLSPPEARDVLARHAAAVVALYGQAGAP; translated from the coding sequence GTGAAATCCGACCGGCTGCTCTCCATCCTCCTGCTGCTCCAGACCCGCGGCCTGGTGCCCGCCACCGAGCTCGCCGAGCGCTTCGAAGTCTCCGTACGCACCATCTACCGGGACATCGAGGCGCTCTCCGCCTCCGGCGTCCCGGTCTACGCCGAGCGCGGGCGGCACGGCGGCATCGCGCTGCTGCCGGGATTCCGTACGGATGTCACCGGGCTCACCGCCGACGAGGCGCGCGCCCTCTTCGTCCTCGCCGCCGAGGGCGCCCATGCCGCGCTCGGCCTCGACGCGGCGCTCGGGTCCGCGCTGCGCAAGGTGATGGCCGCCCTGCCCGAACCGCACCGGCCCGCCGCCGAACTGACCAGCAGGCGGATCCTGGTCGACCCGGTGCGCTGGATGAGCGGCCCGCGGCCGGCCGTCGATGTGGCCGAACTGCACGATGCCGTCTTCGCGGACCGGCGGTTGCGGCTGAGCTACCGCCACAGCGGTACGAGTGACCCGCGCACCTACACCGTCGATCCGTACGGCCTCGTCGTGAAGGCGGGCGTCTGGTACCTGGTCGCGGACCGGGACGGGGTACCCGGGCTCTTCAGGGCGGACCGGGTGCGGCGGGCCGCCCTCACTGACGAACCGGTCGTGCGCCGGCCCGGGGCGGAGCTCGCGGACCTGTGGGACGCGCTGCGCAAACGGGTCGAGGAACGGGCCGGACGGGTACGGCTGCGGGTGCGCGTGCACCGTTCCCGGCTCGATCTGTTCGTACGCCTGCACGGCGGCGCGCTGACGGGGGAGCCGTGCCCGGAGGAGAGTGGGGAGTGGCTGCGGGCCGAACTGGCCGTCGACTCGGTCGAGTGGGCCCGCTCCCTGCTCTCCTTCGGCCCGAACGTGGAGGTGCTCTCGCCGCCCGAGGCGCGGGACGTCCTCGCCCGCCACGCGGCGGCGGTCGTGGCGTTGTACGGGCAGGCGGGCGCGCCCTGA
- a CDS encoding TetR family transcriptional regulator produces the protein MSHTVGVRQTQKLRTRQALLDAALGLLEHQSLSSLGLREVTRAAGVTPTAFYRHFDDTAALGVALVDEALGSLHGMIGATLAETGDSEERLDRSIELIMRHVGEQPAHFRFIAREQHGGVGPVREAIAAQLRRFAEEVAAALAEEPESRGWSEKDLLMLGGLYVDHMVITASALLDAGPDGEREVAEVARRRLRLVTLGRLHWLDDAGGADTP, from the coding sequence ATGAGTCACACCGTCGGCGTCCGCCAGACCCAGAAGCTGAGAACCCGTCAGGCACTGCTGGATGCCGCACTCGGACTCCTGGAGCACCAGAGCCTCAGCAGCCTCGGGCTGCGCGAGGTGACCCGGGCCGCGGGCGTCACGCCCACCGCCTTCTACCGGCACTTCGACGACACCGCGGCGCTCGGTGTGGCGCTCGTCGATGAGGCGCTGGGCAGCCTGCACGGGATGATCGGGGCGACGCTCGCCGAAACCGGTGACAGCGAGGAGCGCCTGGACCGCAGCATCGAGCTGATCATGCGCCATGTCGGCGAACAGCCCGCCCACTTCCGCTTCATCGCCCGTGAACAGCACGGCGGCGTCGGCCCGGTCCGCGAGGCCATAGCGGCCCAACTACGGCGGTTCGCCGAGGAGGTGGCGGCGGCGCTCGCCGAGGAGCCGGAGTCCCGGGGCTGGAGCGAGAAGGACCTGCTGATGCTCGGCGGCCTCTATGTCGACCACATGGTGATCACCGCGTCGGCACTGCTGGACGCGGGGCCGGACGGCGAGCGGGAGGTGGCCGAAGTGGCCCGCCGCCGGCTGAGACTGGTCACCCTCGGCAGGCTGCACTGGCTGGACGACGCGGGCGGAGCCGATACCCCTTAG
- a CDS encoding DUF4190 domain-containing protein yields the protein MTLTAIARRSETAARPLDSCDPAGTPGPAAPARRPTRDADGLAVASFVLGLVGLLVMNILLGPAAIVMAVLALVRSTARRGRALLGLALGVADLVVLAFLVTGNGVVAWNFGG from the coding sequence ATGACCCTCACCGCGATCGCCCGCCGCTCCGAAACCGCCGCACGGCCCCTCGACTCCTGCGACCCGGCCGGCACCCCCGGCCCGGCCGCCCCCGCCCGGCGCCCCACCCGGGACGCCGACGGGCTGGCCGTCGCCTCGTTCGTGCTCGGGCTCGTCGGTCTGCTGGTGATGAACATCCTGCTCGGCCCGGCCGCCATCGTGATGGCGGTCCTCGCCCTCGTCCGGTCCACCGCCCGCCGCGGCCGCGCCCTGCTCGGGCTCGCGCTCGGCGTCGCCGACCTCGTGGTCCTCGCCTTCCTCGTCACCGGAAACGGCGTCGTCGCCTGGAACTTCGGCGGCTGA
- a CDS encoding LuxR family transcriptional regulator, which translates to MLEIAGIGAAEERVYRHLVEVRGAGADEIVQRLHIREREAASLLSSLHDKGLVGRLPGDGGMWYVPVPPDVALQPLLARGQEALEWARRGVEQLAEEYRAGARRHDAGRLVEVITGAGAIRQQLRQLAYGARSDLRWFCKADPVALRAQDNDEEFELLAQGIRYEAIYERACLEQPGMVDNVAQGIRAGEAARATSTLPVRMVIVDSSVAVCPLVPDNATGARGEPTAAIIRSSTLLDALVALFDIQWAAGTPLHVTEAGELADFAGGMGPGGSLADDERYLLSLVVAGVADKAIATQLGVSHRTVQRRITALMQRAGAKTRTQLVWQAARRDWLS; encoded by the coding sequence GTGCTGGAGATAGCAGGGATCGGGGCGGCGGAGGAGCGGGTCTACCGCCACCTGGTGGAGGTACGAGGTGCGGGCGCGGACGAGATCGTCCAACGGCTCCACATCCGGGAACGCGAGGCGGCGTCGCTTCTGTCCTCCCTGCATGACAAAGGCCTGGTCGGGCGGCTGCCGGGCGACGGCGGCATGTGGTACGTACCCGTCCCGCCGGACGTGGCGCTGCAGCCCCTGCTGGCGCGTGGCCAAGAAGCGCTGGAGTGGGCGCGGCGTGGAGTGGAACAGCTGGCCGAGGAGTACCGGGCGGGCGCCCGGCGCCATGACGCCGGGCGACTGGTCGAGGTGATCACCGGGGCCGGCGCCATCCGTCAGCAGCTGCGCCAACTCGCCTACGGGGCCCGCAGCGACCTGCGGTGGTTCTGCAAGGCCGATCCCGTGGCGCTGCGCGCCCAGGACAACGACGAGGAGTTCGAACTGCTCGCCCAGGGCATCCGCTACGAGGCGATCTACGAACGGGCCTGCCTGGAACAGCCCGGCATGGTCGACAACGTCGCCCAGGGCATCCGCGCCGGTGAAGCGGCCCGTGCCACCAGCACACTCCCCGTGCGCATGGTCATCGTCGACAGCTCTGTCGCCGTCTGCCCGCTGGTGCCGGACAACGCGACCGGCGCCCGCGGCGAGCCGACCGCCGCGATCATCCGCAGCAGCACTCTCCTGGACGCCCTCGTCGCCCTGTTCGACATCCAGTGGGCTGCGGGGACCCCGCTGCACGTCACGGAGGCGGGCGAGCTGGCCGACTTCGCCGGCGGCATGGGACCGGGCGGCAGTCTCGCCGACGACGAGCGCTACCTGCTCTCCCTGGTCGTCGCGGGCGTGGCGGACAAGGCGATCGCCACCCAACTGGGTGTCAGCCACCGCACGGTGCAGCGCCGGATCACCGCGCTGATGCAGCGGGCGGGCGCGAAGACGCGTACGCAGCTGGTGTGGCAGGCGGCGCGGCGCGACTGGCTGTCGTAG
- a CDS encoding S8 family serine peptidase, producing MHIRHRSAAVLAAGVLVATLSPTSSGASAAPAPASVGANSAGRPQVSSVTLVTGDRVRLETFPGGRKAVSVEPASGASQADFTQLEIDKQLYVLPRAALPYIASGKLDRQLFNITSLVKQGYDDAHTSAIPLIARYTGGTNPTSKGAPTGSRKGLVIKSLRGSALKADKKQAGRFWKAIDDDALTKSSAEGGAKNAAKNSASKNSAFKNAAFEGGVEKLWLDAKVHASLDRSTAQIGAPEAWKAGYDGNGATVAVLDTGVDATHPDLAGKLGEVRNFTDEPTANDGHGHGTHVASTIAGSGAASGGSRKGVAPGARLLIGKVLDDSGSGPYSAIMGGMDWAAHSGADIVSMSLGGQPTDGTDVLSLVLNGLSEETGTLFVVAAGNTGSDYSVGSPGAAASALTVGAVDRDDKLAPFSSRGPRVGDNGVKPDLTAPGVGIVAARAAGTSMGDPVDVAYTAASGTSMATPHVAGAAAILAGRHPDWSAQQLKDALMSTTRTASDQTVYEQGAGRVDVARSVRQQVRATGTTTFGALAPDAGPRQVSVTYTNDGDAPVSLTLDTTFDKLYGSPAPAGTIGAPAQVTVDAHGTTDVTVTLDAPALPEGVYSGRLTATSADGQAVTHTVLSAVKDPVTHKVTVRGIDRAGQPATVFPLILLGPTGRFDVVQEVPAGQSLTVDVPEGMYYLHGVITQSTEDNVTNSLVVNPHLRVSGATELVLDARKAVPVEIRTPKPAEQRGPMVFSTHWKTGDREFASFFGSGHSGGQLLYVTPTEEFTEGTFEFTSRWQLTAPMLRARAISATAAAGVPVRLLHNSPAVDGVRRLRVVDAGHGRPEDYAALRARGTDVRGAAVLVELEGVEYDEAVTSAARAGAAAAVTTAGGNRYAAATWQPVSQRLPAIGLYASHATAQRLRAPGTVLELKGTPESPYLYDVVQVAQQRVPEHVVHKVGPKNTATVVSRYPDTGGARYVAEDRPSWRPWEGEDVQLSIRSRYVRTGQARTEYLSGPADTRWLHWVNPRNTWAIQAVGTGMFGPLRTYRPGEHATESWYAPVVRPAIPRGVEGLAHRKGDRLTIGIPEFADTASGHYGYALPRKDADTPYPDETRAVLRRDGEILAEGPRAWGTFPAGGDDGRYQLDLDVKRTSPEGTLSRATSTRWSFTAPRPAEGKESLIPLLQLDYDVATDLQGSAPDSGSFAFGVSARHQDGLTGRSVKGMEVSVSYDDGGHWRAATTSARGDGAYRVRVSHPSTARTSGYVTLRVRAWDDAGNEVTQEIERAYALR from the coding sequence ATGCACATACGGCATCGCTCTGCCGCCGTTCTGGCAGCAGGCGTCCTCGTCGCCACCCTGTCTCCCACCTCCTCCGGCGCGAGCGCCGCCCCGGCGCCCGCCTCCGTCGGCGCGAACTCCGCCGGCCGCCCCCAGGTCAGCTCCGTCACGCTCGTGACCGGTGACCGGGTGCGGCTGGAGACCTTCCCCGGCGGCCGGAAGGCCGTCTCCGTCGAGCCGGCCTCGGGCGCTTCGCAGGCCGACTTCACCCAGCTGGAGATCGACAAGCAGCTGTACGTGCTGCCCCGCGCCGCGCTCCCGTACATCGCCTCCGGCAAACTGGACCGGCAGCTGTTCAACATCACCTCCCTGGTCAAGCAGGGGTACGACGACGCCCACACCTCCGCCATCCCGCTGATCGCCCGCTACACCGGCGGCACGAACCCCACGTCCAAGGGAGCGCCCACCGGTTCGCGGAAGGGCCTGGTCATCAAGAGCCTGCGCGGCTCGGCACTGAAGGCGGACAAGAAGCAGGCCGGGCGCTTCTGGAAGGCCATCGACGACGACGCGCTCACCAAGAGCAGCGCCGAGGGCGGCGCGAAGAACGCTGCCAAGAACTCTGCTTCCAAGAACTCTGCTTTCAAGAACGCGGCCTTCGAGGGCGGCGTCGAGAAACTGTGGCTGGACGCGAAGGTCCACGCCTCCCTCGATCGCAGCACCGCGCAGATCGGTGCGCCCGAGGCGTGGAAGGCCGGCTACGACGGAAACGGCGCGACCGTCGCCGTCCTGGACACCGGCGTCGACGCCACCCACCCCGACCTGGCCGGGAAGCTCGGCGAAGTACGCAACTTCACCGACGAGCCCACCGCGAACGACGGCCACGGCCACGGCACCCACGTCGCCTCCACCATCGCCGGCAGCGGCGCCGCCTCGGGCGGCTCGCGCAAGGGCGTGGCACCGGGGGCACGGCTGCTGATCGGCAAGGTGCTCGACGACAGCGGCTCCGGCCCGTACTCCGCCATCATGGGCGGCATGGACTGGGCCGCCCACTCGGGCGCCGACATCGTCAGCATGAGCCTGGGCGGCCAGCCCACCGACGGCACGGACGTACTCAGCCTCGTCCTCAACGGCCTCAGCGAGGAGACCGGCACCCTCTTCGTCGTCGCGGCGGGCAACACGGGCTCCGACTACTCAGTAGGCTCCCCGGGCGCCGCGGCGAGCGCACTGACCGTGGGCGCCGTCGACCGCGACGACAAGCTGGCCCCCTTCTCCAGCCGCGGCCCGCGTGTCGGGGACAACGGCGTCAAGCCCGACCTCACCGCCCCCGGCGTCGGCATCGTCGCCGCCCGCGCGGCCGGCACGTCCATGGGCGACCCGGTGGACGTGGCCTACACCGCCGCGTCGGGTACCTCCATGGCGACCCCGCACGTGGCGGGCGCGGCAGCGATCCTGGCCGGGCGCCACCCCGACTGGAGCGCCCAGCAGCTCAAGGACGCGTTGATGAGCACGACGCGTACCGCCTCCGACCAGACGGTCTACGAGCAGGGCGCCGGCCGGGTGGATGTGGCCCGCTCGGTGCGCCAGCAGGTGCGCGCCACCGGCACCACCACCTTCGGCGCCCTGGCACCGGACGCGGGCCCGCGGCAGGTGAGCGTCACCTACACCAACGACGGCGACGCGCCCGTGTCGCTCACCCTGGACACCACCTTCGACAAGCTCTACGGCTCCCCGGCCCCGGCAGGCACCATAGGCGCCCCCGCGCAGGTCACCGTGGACGCCCACGGCACCACCGACGTGACCGTGACCCTCGACGCGCCCGCGCTGCCGGAGGGCGTCTACAGCGGCCGCCTCACCGCCACCTCTGCCGACGGGCAGGCCGTCACGCACACCGTTCTCTCCGCGGTGAAGGACCCGGTCACGCACAAGGTCACCGTGCGCGGCATCGACCGCGCCGGGCAGCCGGCGACCGTCTTCCCGCTGATCCTGCTGGGTCCCACGGGCCGCTTCGACGTCGTCCAGGAGGTGCCGGCAGGGCAGAGCCTGACGGTGGACGTGCCCGAGGGCATGTACTACCTGCACGGCGTCATCACGCAGTCGACGGAGGACAACGTCACCAACAGCCTGGTGGTCAACCCCCACCTGCGGGTGAGCGGCGCCACGGAGCTGGTGCTCGACGCACGCAAGGCGGTCCCCGTGGAGATCCGGACCCCCAAGCCGGCCGAGCAGCGGGGCCCGATGGTCTTCTCCACCCACTGGAAAACCGGCGACCGGGAGTTCGCCAGCTTCTTCGGCAGCGGACACAGCGGCGGACAGCTCCTCTACGTCACGCCCACCGAGGAGTTCACCGAGGGAACCTTCGAGTTCACCTCCCGCTGGCAGCTGACCGCACCGATGCTCCGCGCACGCGCAATCTCCGCCACCGCCGCGGCCGGTGTCCCCGTCCGTCTGCTCCACAACTCCCCCGCTGTGGACGGCGTGCGGCGCCTGCGGGTGGTGGACGCCGGTCACGGACGCCCCGAGGACTACGCGGCGCTGCGCGCACGGGGCACGGACGTCCGCGGAGCGGCGGTGCTCGTGGAACTGGAGGGGGTGGAGTACGACGAGGCGGTGACCTCGGCCGCCCGAGCCGGAGCCGCGGCCGCCGTCACCACCGCCGGCGGCAACAGGTACGCGGCCGCGACCTGGCAGCCGGTGAGCCAGCGGCTGCCCGCGATCGGGCTGTACGCCTCCCACGCCACCGCGCAGCGGCTGCGCGCGCCGGGCACCGTGCTGGAGTTGAAGGGGACCCCGGAAAGCCCCTACCTCTACGACGTCGTGCAGGTCGCCCAACAGCGCGTCCCCGAGCACGTGGTCCACAAGGTCGGGCCGAAGAACACGGCCACCGTGGTCTCGCGCTACCCGGACACGGGCGGGGCGCGCTACGTCGCGGAGGACCGGCCGTCCTGGCGTCCGTGGGAGGGTGAGGATGTGCAACTCTCCATTCGGTCCCGGTACGTCCGCACCGGGCAGGCGCGGACGGAGTACCTGAGCGGTCCCGCCGACACCCGGTGGCTGCACTGGGTCAACCCCCGCAACACCTGGGCGATCCAGGCAGTGGGGACCGGCATGTTCGGCCCCCTGCGCACCTACCGGCCCGGTGAGCACGCCACGGAGAGCTGGTACGCCCCCGTGGTGCGCCCGGCGATCCCCCGAGGTGTCGAAGGGCTCGCCCACCGCAAGGGCGACCGGCTGACCATAGGGATCCCCGAGTTCGCCGACACCGCCTCCGGCCACTACGGCTACGCCCTGCCCCGCAAGGACGCCGACACCCCCTACCCCGACGAGACCCGGGCCGTACTGCGTCGCGACGGCGAGATCCTCGCCGAAGGCCCCCGGGCGTGGGGCACCTTCCCCGCGGGCGGGGACGACGGCCGTTACCAGTTGGACCTGGACGTGAAGCGCACCAGCCCCGAGGGCACCCTCTCGCGGGCCACCAGCACCCGCTGGTCGTTCACGGCCCCTCGCCCGGCCGAGGGCAAGGAGTCCCTGATTCCCCTCCTCCAGCTCGACTACGACGTAGCCACCGACCTCCAGGGCTCCGCCCCTGACTCCGGGTCCTTCGCCTTCGGAGTGAGCGCCCGCCACCAGGACGGTCTGACAGGCCGTTCCGTGAAGGGCATGGAGGTGTCCGTCTCGTACGACGACGGCGGGCACTGGCGGGCGGCGACGACTTCCGCCCGGGGCGACGGCGCCTACCGCGTCCGGGTCAGCCACCCCTCGACTGCCCGCACCAGCGGGTACGTCACGCTGCGGGTCCGCGCCTGGGACGACGCGGGCAACGAGGTGACGCAGGAGATCGAGCGGGCGTACGCGCTGAGGTAG
- a CDS encoding cysteine desulfurase family protein produces MAYLDHAATTPMLPEAIEAMTAQLAVTGNASSLHAAGRRARRTVEESRETLADALGARPSEVVFTSGGTEADNLAVKGLYWARRDADPRRTRVLASPVEHHAVLDAVDWLAGHEGANVEYLPVDRHGRVHPDALREAILRDPDDVALATVMWANNEIGTIMPVRELASVAREFDVPMHADAVQAFGQLEVDFARSGLAAMTVSGHKIGGPFGIGALLLGREYTPVPVLHGGGQERHVRSGTLDVPAIASFALAGRLAADGREEFAREIGGLRDELVAAVLAAVPDAVLGGDPAPGGRLPANAHFTFPGCEGDSLLLLLDAQGIECSTGSACTAGIAQPSHVLLATGTDPDLARGTLRFSLGHTSTKQDIDEVARAIGPAVKRARTAGLS; encoded by the coding sequence ATGGCTTACCTCGACCACGCCGCGACCACGCCGATGCTTCCGGAAGCGATCGAGGCGATGACCGCCCAGCTCGCCGTCACCGGCAACGCGTCCTCACTGCACGCCGCCGGGCGCCGGGCCCGCCGTACCGTCGAGGAGTCGAGAGAGACCCTCGCCGATGCCCTCGGGGCACGCCCCAGCGAGGTGGTCTTCACCTCCGGCGGCACCGAGGCCGACAACCTCGCGGTGAAGGGCCTGTACTGGGCCCGCCGCGACGCCGACCCCCGCCGCACCCGGGTGCTGGCCAGCCCCGTCGAGCACCACGCGGTGCTGGACGCCGTCGACTGGCTCGCCGGACACGAGGGCGCGAACGTCGAATACCTCCCCGTCGACCGGCACGGACGCGTCCACCCGGACGCGCTGCGCGAGGCGATCCTCCGTGATCCCGACGATGTCGCGCTGGCCACCGTGATGTGGGCCAACAATGAGATCGGCACCATCATGCCGGTACGTGAACTGGCCTCCGTGGCCCGTGAGTTCGACGTGCCGATGCACGCTGACGCGGTACAGGCGTTCGGGCAGCTGGAAGTCGACTTCGCCCGGTCCGGGCTGGCCGCGATGACGGTGAGCGGGCACAAGATCGGCGGCCCGTTCGGCATCGGCGCGCTGCTGCTCGGCCGCGAATACACCCCCGTACCCGTGCTCCACGGCGGCGGCCAGGAGCGGCACGTCCGCTCGGGCACCCTCGATGTGCCGGCCATCGCCTCCTTCGCCCTCGCGGGGCGGCTGGCCGCCGACGGGCGGGAGGAGTTCGCCCGCGAGATCGGCGGGCTCCGAGACGAACTGGTCGCGGCCGTGCTGGCGGCCGTGCCCGACGCCGTCCTCGGCGGCGACCCGGCCCCGGGTGGCCGGCTCCCCGCCAACGCCCACTTCACCTTCCCCGGCTGCGAGGGCGACTCCCTGCTCCTGCTGCTGGACGCCCAGGGCATCGAATGCTCCACCGGCTCCGCCTGCACCGCCGGGATCGCTCAGCCCAGCCACGTACTGCTGGCCACCGGCACCGATCCGGACCTGGCCCGCGGCACCCTGCGCTTCTCGCTCGGCCACACGTCCACCAAGCAGGACATCGACGAGGTGGCCCGCGCGATCGGCCCGGCGGTGAAGCGGGCGCGCACCGCGGGCCTCAGCTGA